The segment TCACAACTCTAATCAATCTTATTATGGTACAGCATAGCATGAGATAATGAATTACTCTATTTCCAGTTATTAGAGCGATTCGCAATTGAAAACTTTGTGATTTAAAATTTAGTACAATTTTATCACCACAGATGTGAGATCAGGTTAATGCAACATGGTAATCTGAAGACAAAACAAACAACAAATTTAGACTTGCAATGCCAGAAAAAGAACCAGCATAGTACCACTTCAGAAACATAGCCAAATCTGCAGAGCATCACTAGATTCATTACAAAGATTTTACCCCAATTCGTTAGTTTTGTCTCTTGAGGTAATGCCGTACTGGCAAACTGTTAACCAAACAAGCGAGACACGACACAGACACAGGACGTACACGGACCACGTACAAGGTAGTACCAGCGAAGTTCAGCTACAATCATTTGCACCAAATGTTCAGACGGCTCAAATCTCATGCGATATATAGAAAGAGAATTACAATGGTTCATCCATGGCATGCGGAGATGAGTGGCGGGCGCCTGCTTCTAGAAGAATGTCCCCTCTGGAGGCTGCACTAGTTTCCGGTTGTGTGATGCTGCCATCTCTTTCTTAAGTTGGGTCAAGATAGCCTCCATTGTGTACTCGCGGCGCCAATTTGACAACAGGCTGAACTTCCTTTGGTCAACCTACATTAGCTCCAAAAGATAAGTTTTAATTAATCAAATAATTGAACACAAGAGTTAGAAATAATTCTGAACCAAATTTCTCGTGTCATACCAATCCATTCTCTGGGTTTACACAGGTCATGTTGATTCTTGAGTGAAATTTTACAGTTGGTGGCCTGTCTGGGTAGTCCTTGTCGCAGAAAAGCTTCAGTTGGTATATCCGGCCCTCATGGACAGtctatcaaaaattcaaatgttCGAAACCAAATATATATCAACAAGAAAGCGTCGAGCTCAGAACGCAACAGTTACATATGAAGATTATGAGTACAAGAGTAAGCAATGGAAACAAACAACTTACGTTATGGGGACCAATAATTGTGCCTGTCCAAGAACGCATGTAGATGTCGTCTGCATCATCCATTCCATAGCTTACTGATCCATCACCGATgcccttctcccctctctcgaGCTCTTCTAGCAGTCTGAAGTTCCTAGGCACTGAGATAACATTTATACTAGTTAATAACACAGCTTGCTTCATAGAGCATTAAAAACACAGAACCAGGATACGATTCTCCTCCTGGTTACATCAAGAAGGTACCAAGGGCAAGTATTTTGCCAAATATCCATTCAAAAACTTAACTTGGCAAATACAAGCATCATGAACTTGTTTTAAAGTGTAAGTTCCAAACCCACTAATTTGGATTCAAACCATGAGGATTTATGTAACGAGATGAAATGGGGTCCAAGTGCCCAACTGATTGCAGTAAGTGCTAAGTAATAGACAATCATTTATGAACAGGGAAAAGACAACCGCTAACAAACTATTTTACGCTCTGACCACATAAGCGCAAAAACTGAATGAAGGCTTAGAAGGGAAAAATGTCCAGCCCAAGCATTCGACTCTAGCAATAGTCCTGGACTCCTGGTAAACTACAAGTGATAGCTTCCACCACCAGTTTGGGGCTTTAGGCAAAGCTAGTCTGTCAAACGAAAACATCGTGTATGGAG is part of the Oryza glaberrima chromosome 12, OglaRS2, whole genome shotgun sequence genome and harbors:
- the LOC127757048 gene encoding ubiquitin-conjugating enzyme E2 variant 1C-like, whose product is MASSGDPSAVVVPRNFRLLEELERGEKGIGDGSVSYGMDDADDIYMRSWTGTIIGPHNTVHEGRIYQLKLFCDKDYPDRPPTVKFHSRINMTCVNPENGLVDQRKFSLLSNWRREYTMEAILTQLKKEMAASHNRKLVQPPEGTFF